A segment of the Candidatus Protochlamydia naegleriophila genome:
CTTGTCTTTGCCAAGCTCCAGCTCGCCCATCTTTTCATGCAGATTCTTTTCAAGGCAAATTTTCTTCTGCTTTAAACCCGCATACTGTTCTTTGAGGTTTAAGCGAGCCTTACTGATCTGCTCTTGATTTTTAAACGTTCCCATCGACAACTGCTGAATAGAAAGATTCTGGGGATTAACGGAAGAAGGAGATCCTAAGCTGACTTGATGATGCGAAGGGAGAGTACTTAATTGCTCTGTTTGATTAAAATTATAACCAATTTTAGAAACTGGCATAAAGTCACCTTTTTTAAGCAATTTATTAAATTAATTTATCTATAATTAAAAAAACCATCTATCCCAATATTAACACATTCAGTTATTACAGAAATATTAAAAATAAAAAACACTGATTTATTAGTATCAAACAAAAGATTGATAAAAACTTATTTGATATCGAAAACGAATAAAGATTATGGAAATAAAAAAAATCTATAGAAGATGAATAAACATTCGCCTCTCGCAAAATAATTATTTCGAGAGGCGAAAGATAGAAGATAAAAGATAGAAGATATTAGTTGGTCATCTCTTTTTTCTTTAATTCGATAACTGCCGCAACTAACTGTCTGAGAACAGCTGTTGTTTCGAGACTTTTAAAGATGATTCGAATTGTATCAGATTCAAATGCTACGAGTTTTGGGAGGGGATCCATTTCAACGCAAATTTTTTTCCAGGCTTTAATTGCAGACTCTTTTTCATTCAAAGAGAATTCCATCACTGCATCTATTTGCTCTGATTTCGTGTGTTTATAAGCCTTGCACGCGGTTAATTGATAGCTTTCAAGGAGTTGATTCAAGAATTTCAGGCTCGAAGGGGCCGCTTCCTAGGTAAAATCGATCTCGTCTTGGCCTAAGCTGGATGGAGCAAGCATGATTACATTGAATTGTTTTAAATACCGGTTGGTTTGTTCATTAAAACCTTCGATGGCTTCCGGGGAATAATTTATATGGGTAGTAGAAGGTGGTAGCTGATTATGTTCGAGGATTGAGACCGATGGAAAGCTTGGTTTCTGGTGGCAGATAGCGACATGATTACTGCCGAATAGACCTGAGAATTTTTCTTGGGGCTTGAGCATGCCAGCAAAATGTTGAATCACAGACGCCATTTTCTCAGGATTGCTCAACCGCTTAGCTATCAATTTCTTCGTCTGCTTGGATTCCCCAATTTTTGTTCCCGTATTGACATTCTCATTGGCATCTACGGCGATGATACTAATACCTGTGTGGTGTGCAGCTTCTACCAGAGCCTTGATCTCGCGCCGAACGAGTTCATCCTGGAATTTAAGAAGACAGGCTTCGAATGGCTTCAGATTGCCTTTGCGGTGGGCTTCAAATACTTCATTTAAAAATTTAGGAACTTCTAAGTAAAAATGGCGAACGCCGCTTTCATGGAGCTCCTTCATCGAACAAGTCAGCAGCTGATAAGAGCCTTGATGATTATGGGCATGAAAAAAAAGAACGCCTCGCTCCGAAGCTCTTACGAGCTCTGCAACCGAGCTATTTTCAGAAAATGTAAGGGATGGAAAAGACATATTATCTCGCAATTATTTTTTAAAATTAAATCAAATAAAACAATATAACAAATCAACTATTTAAGACCTATTTAATTTAGGAAGAATGGTGCACCTGTTTAATCCAAGTATATTTCGACCTTCAACTATATTTAGAGGACTCCTCTAAAGCATCAAACTGTTTACATCATCGTTAGAGTTATTTACTCAATCGATTATAAAGATGTAATTATTTCCATTGTTTACTAAACATTCAAAATCCATTCTATTAATCAAACAATAAGAACAAATATCTTCTTATTGGAATAGCCGCTAATTAAGTGTTTCTTAGATCTGTAAATAGTCATATGCCATAGCTATAGAGCATTAGCGAAGTGGTCTTTGACTGTTCACATATTGCCTGATGAAGGGCACTGCAAGATCTGACTCGAGGTCATTATGGGCTACGTTGGGAATTGATAGGATCTGTTTGTTTGTCTTGAGCATTCCAATCAATTGCTTTGAGAGAGAAGGAGGAATGATTTCATCATTTTCTGCATAGATCGCTAATGTGGGAGCCTGGATGCGCGTGATTTTTTGGATTGAATCAAACCGATCCTTGAGTAACCACCTGACCGGCAAGTAAGGATAATGAAACTGCGCCACATCGGCCAGGGAAGAAAAAGGAGACTGTAAAATCAGAGCAGCTACTTGATATTCAGAAGCCAGCTGAATGGCAACGGCCGTTCCAATTGATTCTCCGTAAAGAATGATGTGTTGATCGTCGATCCCAAGGTCGTTTAGAAACTTGAGCGCCGCTCGGCCATCTCGATAGAATCCCTCTTCATAAGGCTCGCCTGGATTTTGGCTATAGCCGCGGTAAGTGACAAGCAACACGCCATATCCCTCATTCAAGAAAGGTTTGACGCTTCGGCCTCGATTACCAATGTGGCCGGCATTTCCATGTAAGTAGAGAATCGTCGGGTATCCGGCTGTTTGGGCGCGGCGGTACCAAGCCTTAAGAGTCAATCCATCACTCGTCTTTAATGAAACCACTCTCATTTCAGCCACTCCCGCTTCGGCCGGACTTGGTAACAATTGACTTGGGAAATAAAGAAGCTCTCTCTGTTTAAGAAAGAGTCCAAGCAAAAGCATGATATAGCATGATAGAACGATAAAAAATGCGAATAATACTCTCATAC
Coding sequences within it:
- a CDS encoding alpha/beta hydrolase — encoded protein: MRVLFAFFIVLSCYIMLLLGLFLKQRELLYFPSQLLPSPAEAGVAEMRVVSLKTSDGLTLKAWYRRAQTAGYPTILYLHGNAGHIGNRGRSVKPFLNEGYGVLLVTYRGYSQNPGEPYEEGFYRDGRAALKFLNDLGIDDQHIILYGESIGTAVAIQLASEYQVAALILQSPFSSLADVAQFHYPYLPVRWLLKDRFDSIQKITRIQAPTLAIYAENDEIIPPSLSKQLIGMLKTNKQILSIPNVAHNDLESDLAVPFIRQYVNSQRPLR